In the genome of Cryptococcus deuterogattii R265 chromosome 6, complete sequence, one region contains:
- a CDS encoding kinetochore protein Spc25, with protein MAPTTYIVPPRPASLHSLLESSTSKNGVPSLDLRWEPFQRHIESFLNAIDAYTQAARTEIVARATDHTAAVRDLKADKEEMEKGIQLQRENEGEMLATLEAERHVVADLSASLSHLQSSLTKIKEKSSILDTELQSERKGVTAMQAEKERQTNVLNDMRGKDTTELKQLEEALGWKVEGIKQDQLLMRFTLIDPEDPAREFSIIVDVSKQDYSVPNCDPPIPSLPDLVRQLNFDRDLFAFIKRVRKAFRALIPNPPNPSTKFDDLTGPGLLGLRTPARNSRTLLSTTPAMSNSAMDSLAMDQLALGR; from the exons ATGGCACCAACAACTTACATAGTACCACCGCGACCAGCCTCTCTACATTCCCTTCTTGAATCAAGCACCTCAAAGAATGGTGTGCCCTCTCTCGACCTGCGATGGGAACCTTTTCAGCGACATATTGAAAGCTTTTTGAACGCTATTGATGCGTATACACAAGCCGCGAGGACAGAAATAGTTGCCAGAGCAACGGATCATACAGCTGCTGTGAGAGATCTCAAAGCCGAcaaggaggaaatggaaaaggggaTTCAGTTACAGAGAGAAAATGAGGGGGAGATGTTGGCTA CTTTAGAGGCTGAGAGACACGTGGTCGCCGACCTCAGTGCTTCTTTATCACACCTCCAATCTAGTTTGACTAAGATTAAAGAAAAATCTTCTATTCTGGATACCGAACTTCAGTCCGAAAGAAAAGGGGTGACAGCAATGCAGGCAGAGAAGGAACGACAGACCAATGTTCTCAACGACATGCGAGGAAAAGATACCACAGAGTTGAAACaattggaagaagcattGGGCTGGAAAGTGGAAGGAATCAAAC AGGACCAACTATTGATGCGTTTCACTCTTATCGACCCCGAAGATCCTGCCCGAGAATTCTCCATCATTGTGGATGTATCCAAGCAAGACTACTCAG TACCCAATTGCGACCCTCctatcccttctctccccgACCTGGTTCGTCAATTGAATTTTGATCGTGACCTCTTTGCATTCATCAAGCGAG TGCGAAAAGCCTTCAGGGCACTCATCCCCAATCCTCCCAATCCTTCTACAAAATTTGACGATCTTACAGGCCCTGGTTTGTTGGGTCTCAGAACACCAGCACGAAATTCCAGAACGCTATTATCGACGACTCCTGCTATGTCAAACTCTGCCATGGATTCGCTGGCGATGGACCAATTGGCTTTGGGTAGATAA
- a CDS encoding AGC/NDR/NDR-UNCLASSIFIED protein kinase: MFSRVLKSTNSQQQPSSPAPTSPTKSSRSGHTKSQSIAAPSPSKIPVPSTPSSRSSFLPAGSKENLPSVPPSPSQQNNERSNYLSFLFSQNQAGAPTTPVKVNKTAPAPVAPNPGQAYHGPEIVAQREEKPVYPRDSEDVHMVTMKNTVNPAMLKQLASIPQHTQAASPSPAAAQKQSNSPNPYAAQRGGAYQSDDVHMKTAARHDTRHEKERGLQLWERELLETPDVKRKATVAQIYFLDYYFDLLGYIASRKKRLETFKADTAARDVTGPDYIKELSSYNGRERVLLRKRRTKLRIDQFRIIAQVGQGGYGSVYLARKADTNEICALKKMRKGTLAKMDEVKHVLVERDILTAVKTPWLVRLLYAFQDVEHVYLAMEYVPGGDFRTLLNNSGVLKEEHARFYAAEMFVCVNELHKLGYIHRDLKPENFLVDGTGHVKLTDFGLATGSLNPQKIEEMKSKLDQVKDENLVFRSTLERRTIYRSIRTTEPRYADSVVGSPDYMPPEVLRGKTYTYSADYWSLGCILFEFLCGFPPFSGSTPEETWANLKNWTRVLRRPVYDRPEDLIFNLTDVAWDAVTALISHPKDRVASLQEVQSLPFFSSLPFASLRQLEAPFVPVLDGETDVGYFDSFSSPEDMAKYAEVFKKQRDVEAVEERGVGKRNNWVGFTFGKNANVAMPYRGIKPEGEALQTIF, from the exons ATGTTCTCACGAGTACTCAAATCCACAAACTCTCAGCAACAGCCGTCATCTCCGGCGCCCACATCACCAACAAAGTCGTCTCGATCCGGTCATACAAAGTCCCAGTCCATAGCTGCGCCTTCTCCCTCGAAAATTCCAGTTCCTTCCACCCCCTCTTCACGCTCCTCTTTCTTACCAGCAGGCTCCAAAGAAAACTTGCCTTCTGtccccccttccccttcgcAGCAGAACAATGAGCGATCCAActatctttctttcctcttttctcagAATCAAGCTGGTGCGCCCACGACGCCTGTGAAAGTCAACAAGACGGCTCCTGCCCCTGTCGCACCCAATCCAGGTCAGGCCTACCATGGCCCGGAAATTGTTGCCCAGCGCGAGGAAAAGCCGGTCTATCCCCGCGATTCTGAGGACGTGCATATGGTAACCATGAAAAACACAGTCAACCCTGCCATGCTTAAACAACTAGCCAGCATTCCCCAGCATACTCAGGCagcttccccttctcctgctgctgctcaaaAACAGTCCAATTCTCCCAATCCCTATGCCGCCCAGCGAGGCGGTGCATACCAGTCCGATGACGTACACATGAAAACTGCAGCCAGACATGACACCAGacatgagaaggagagaggcTTGCAGCTTTGGGAAAGGGAGCTATTGGAGACGCCGGATGTCAAGAGGAAAGCTACAGTTGCTCAAATTT ATTTCCTTGATTATTACT TTGACCTCCTTGGATATATTGCCAGCCGCAAGAAGAGACTTGAGACCTTCAAAGCCGACACTGCTGCTCGCGAT GTTACTGGCCCTGACTATATCAAAGAGCTGTCTTCATATAATGGGCGAGAGCGAGTCCTTCTCCGCAAGCGTCGCACCAAGCTTCGTATTGACCAATTTCGCATCATTGCTCAAGTCGGTCAGGGTGGATATGGTTCTGTATACTTGGCTCGCAAAGCCGACACCAATGAGATTTGTGCCCTCAAAAAGATGCGAAAAGGTACTCTCGCAAAAATGGATGAGGTCAAACATGTtttggtggagagagatATCTTGACCGCTGTCAAGACACCTTGGCTGGTCAGGCTTTTGTATGCTTTCCAAGATGTTGAACACGTATACCTCGCAATG GAATACGTCCCAGGCGGTGATTTCCGAACGCTGCTCAACAACTCTGGTGTGCtcaaggaagaacatgCCCGCTTCTATGCTGCTGAGATGTTCGTCTGCGTGAACGAACTCCACAAACTTGGGTACATCCACCGTGATTTAAAACCAGAG AATTTCCTAGTCGATGGAACTGGTCATGTCAAGCTTACCGACTTTGGCCTGGCCACTGGTTCCTTGAATCCCCAGAAGATTGAGGAAATGAAGAGCAAG CTCGATCAAGTTAAGGATGAGAATCTTGTATTCAGGAGCACACTAGAACGAAGGACCATCTATAGGAGTATCAGAACGACGGAGCCACGATAT GCCGATTCCGTCGTCGGCTCTCCCGACTA CATGCCTCCGGAAGTTCTTCGGGGTAAGACTTACACTTATTCAGCTGATTACTGGTCCCTTGGGTGTATTCTTTTTGAGTTTCTCTGC GgcttccctcccttctcgGGATCAACCCCTGAGGAAACTTGGGCAAACTTGAAGAACTGGACTCGAGTTCTTCGCCGACCTGTCTATGACCGCCCCGAGGACCTCATTTTCAATCTCACCGATGTCGCCTGGGATGCTGTCACTGCCCTTATCTCTCATCCCAAGGACCGTGTTGCTTCTCTTCAAGAGGTTCaatccttgcccttcttttcctccttgccATTCGCCAGTCTTAGACAACTTGAAGCTCCATTTGTCCCTGTACTCGATGGTGAGACCGATGTTGGTTATTTCGACAGCTTTTCTAGTCCCGAAGACATGGCAAAGTACGCCGAGGTATTTAAGAAACAGAGAGATGTTGAGGCAGTAGAAGAAAGAGGCGTCGGCAAGAGGAACAACTGGGTCGGCTTCACTTTTGGCAAGAACGCAAAC GTTGCTATGCCCTACCGAGGCATCAAACCCGAGGGTGAAGCTCTCCAAACCATCTTCTAG
- a CDS encoding origin recognition complex subunit 1 has translation MTIPFTPRRSTRGQVFTPSPFPTPRISHSDTKFTWLSAASTPRLSPGGSKTRTHYTAFSKVFTKGGKKNAAPKMTKFTVGDGVLVNVEGGNDGVAVLIDLWEEERSEDDSEEDEEDGEEEEKGLLMMAEVHWLLRRQDLPDVRRNFKVDDNEVLLTASATRRVTATIPISLLDDTVPVLSRTEFREKYPEEKSHYRGWAYVREGIYWCQRAYDRFAKGQNCWKIDIEEWKEAGKRERGWAVPIPKEKEEQPQEPDIESSDESDEGSEARIGEESDGDEESEGESEGLADSVSKKRKRSTKTVATHAKRGRKPVSASRSKVPSRSKAIPKSRKATKKPHPTRPSTFLPTDIIAPELLPTDPFERALRMLHVGATPESLPCREEEFVDVLSKVEEGVESGGGGCLYIAGVPGTGKTATVHAVVKELKRKAEDGEIPPFSYVEINGLKIPTPQHAYTVLWEAISSSKGVSAKTALKGLENHFGKKGGGARGPRGHTFVVLMDELDQLLTSKQDVVYNFFNWPTMRDSQLFVIAVANRMDLPQQLAAKIKSRLGLQTILFEPYDRAALISIVQSRLIPHPLMPSQDPKVLLPDAIALAAMKMAGTNGDARRVLDACRRAVEVALENKSKPPSALPTAPPPQPGPQPVSAKAMSTVLQAMSSSPTTKFIQACSLQQKLMLAALVRCVRREGVAEIAWKNIRNDHDALMRSLAFDTSEQGGREVAPNLLSNSELALVLTSLTSSHALVCSADISKGVDERKVALGMEIGEVGRVLMNEGDSWRKALAGV, from the exons ATGACTATCCCATTTACTCCTAGAAGGTCCACACGAGGCCAAGTCTTCACCCCTTCACCATTTCCAACACCTCGCATATCACATTCAGACACGAAATTTACTTGGCTGTCCGCTGCGTCAACACCGAGGCTGTCTCCTGGTGGATCAAAGACCCGCACGCACTATACAGCGTTCTCAAAAGTTTTCACTaaaggtggaaagaagaatgctgCCCCCAAAATGACAAAATTCACTGTAGGAGATGGAGTGTTGGTCAATGTTGAGGGTGGTAATGATGGTGTAGCAGTCTTGATCGATttatgggaagaagaacgatcggaagatgatagcgaggaggatgaagaagacggagaagaagaggaaaaaggccTTTTAATGATGGCAGAAGTGCATTGGCTTCTGAGAAGGCAGGATTTACCCGATGTCAGAAGGAATTTCAAAGTTGACGAT AATGAAGTCTTACTTACGGCGTCAGCTACTCGTCGGGTAACGGCCACTATACCAATCAGCCTACTCGATGATACAGTCCCAGTATTATCTCGAACCGAATTCCGCGAGAAATATCCAGAAGAAAAGTCGCATTATCGGGGCTGGGCATATGTCCGAGAAGGTATATATTGGTGCCAACGAGCTTACGATAGGTTCGCCAAGGGTCAAAATTGCTGGAAGATCGATATcgaagaatggaaagaggccgggaaaagggaaagaggatgggcTGTCCCCATTcccaaagaaaaggaggagcaaCCACAAGAACCCGACATCGAAAGCTCGGATGAGAGCGATGAAGGGAGCGAAGCCCGGATAGGGGAGGAaagtgatggtgatgaggagagcGAAGGGGAGTCTGAAGGTCTCGCCGACTCCGTTTctaaaaaaagaaaacgatCGACAAAGACAGTTGCAACCCACGCGAAAAGAGGCAGGAAACCAGTCTCAGCATCAAGATCTAAAGTCCCTTCCAGATCAAAAGCCATTCCTAAATCTCGCAAAGCGACGAAGAAACCGCACCCCACCAGGCCGTCTACTTTTCTACCCACTGATATCATTGCCCCGGAATTACTACCCACAGATCCTTTCGAGAGAGCTCTACGAATGCTCCACGTTGGTGCGACACCCGAAAGCCTGCCTTGccgtgaagaagaatttgTCGACGTGCTAAgtaaagttgaagaaggtgtAGAAAGTGGTGGCGGGGGTTGTCTTT atATCGCAGGTGTCCCCGGAACGGGCAAAACTGCCACAGTTCACGCCGTGGTCAAAGAACTGAAACGTAAAGCTGAAGATGGCGAAATCCCGCCTTTCTCATACGTAGAAATCAATGGCCTCAAAATCCCCACTCCTCAACATGCTTACACGGTTTTGTGGGAAGCTATCAGTAGTTCAAAGGGTGTCAGCGCAAAGACGGCTTTGAAGGGATTAGAAAACCATTTCGGCAAAAAGGGCGGTGGAGCGAGGGGCCCTAGAGGCCATACTTT TGTTGTCCTTATGGATGAGCTCGATCAGCTGCTCACATCCAAACAAGACGTGGTCTACAACTTTTTCAACTGGCCAACTATGCGAGATTCTCAACTTTTCGTCATTGCTGTTGCCAATCGTATGGACTTGCCTCAACAACTTGCGGCCAAGATCAAATCTCGTCTGGGCCTTCAAACCATCCTTTTCGAGCCGTACGATCGTGCAGCTCTTATATCTATCGTTCAGTCACGACTCATCCCTCATCCCTTGATGCCCAGCCAAGATCCAAAAGTGTTGCTGCCTGATGCCATAGCGCTTGCGGCTATGAAGATGGCGGGGACGAATGGTGACGCTCGACGTGTCCTGGACGCGTGCCGACGTGCAGTCGAAGTCGCCCTTGAAAATAAGTCTAAACCCCCTTCCGCTTTACCTACGGCGCCGCCACCACAACCTGGCCCTCAACCGGTCAGCGCCAAAGCGATGAGCACCGTTCTTCAAGCCATGTCGTCCTCCCCAACCACCAAATTCATCCAAGCCTGTTCATTACAGCAAAAGCTGATGCTGGCTGCACTCGTTAGGTGtgtaagaagagaaggagtggCTGAAATTGCTTGGAAGAATATCAGGAATGATCATGATGCTTTAATGAGAAGTCTGGCGTTCGATACTTCCGAGCAAGGTGGTAGAGAAGTGGCTCCCAACTTATTATCAAATTCAGAGCTGGCTCTTGTTTTGACTAGTCTGACAAGCTCACACGCTCTGGTTTGTTCGGCAGATATCAGTAAGGGAGTTGATGAGAGGAAAGTTGCTTTAGGAATGGAGATTGGTGAAGTGGGAAGGGTCTTAATGAATGAGGGTGACAGCTGGAGGAAAGCGCTGGCCGGTGTATAA
- a CDS encoding septin — protein MAARPTRARKQAKKGVQLTLMVVGASGTGRTTFVNTLVESFLLEHSTAALLSNPEDPHSALDISLVKQAAAQANVEQPIRIKPTNIELEEEGVRISLTVVDTPGFGDGIDNEYCFQEISSYLERQYDDILAEESRIKRNPRFKDNRVHALLYFIPPTGHALRELDIELMRRLSPRVNVIPVIGKADSLTPSELRDFKKRIMEDIEYYGIPVYNFPYDAEEDDEETIADNSALRALLPFAIVGSEEEIMIDGEPVRGRRYPWGIVDVDNPDHSDFTRLRSALLATHLTDLKEITHDFLYENYRTEKLSRSVNGTDHDSSIHPEDMANQSVRLKEEQLRREEEKLREIELKVQREIQLKRQELLAKEDSLKVLEARLAAQNAAHSREGTPNY, from the exons ATGGCTGCAAGACCAACAAGAGCTAGGAAGCaggcaaagaagggtgTACAGCTCACCCTCATGGTAGTCG GCGCATCCGGCACAGGCCGCACCACTTTTGTAAACACCCTCGTAGagtccttcctcctcgaaCACAGCACAGCTGCTCTCCTCTCAAACCCCGAGGACCCCCATTCCGCCCTCGACATCTCCCTCGTGAAACAGGCAGCTGCTCAGGCCAATGTAGAGCAACCTATACGCATCAAGCCTACAAATATCGAActcgaggaggagggtgtCAGGATCTCGCTAACGGTGGTGGATACCCCTGGCTTTGGCGATGGTATCGACAATGAGTATTG CTTCCAAGAAATCTCAAGCTACCTTGAGCGTCAATATGATGATATCCTGGCGGAGGAATCTAGGATCAAGCGTAATCCTCGTTTCAAGGACAACCGAGTCCACGCTTTGCTCTATTTCATCCCTCCCACGGGCCATGC TCTCCGAGAATTGGATATCGAATTGATGCGCAGACTGTCTCCTCGAGTCAATGTCATTCCCGTCATTGGCAAAGCCGATTCTCTTACTCCTTCAGAGCTTAGGGATTTCAAGAAGCGT ATAATGGAAGATATCGAATACTATGGTATTCCCGTCTATAACTTTCCCTATGACgccgaggaagatgacgaggagacGATTGCGGACAACTCTGCCCTCCGtgcccttcttccgttTGCGATTGTCGGTTCCGAGGAGGAAATTATGATTGATGGCGAGCCTGTacgaggaaggagataCCCTTGGGGTATCGTTGATGTAGACAACCCTGATCACTCTGATTTCACCCGTCTGAGAAGTGCTCTCCTTGC CACCCACTTGACCGATCTCAAAGAGATCACCCACGATTTCCTATACGAAAACTATCGAACAGAAAAGCTTTCACGATCTGTTAACGGAACCGACCA CGactcttccatccatcccGAGGATATGGCCAACCAATCTGTCCGACTCAAGGAGGAACAACTTcgccgagaagaagaaaagcttCGTGAGATTGAACTCAAGGTGCAGAGGGAAATCCAGTTGAAGAGACAAGAGCTGTTGGCCAAGGAGGACAGTTTGAAGGTGCTTGAAGCTAGGCTGG CGGCACAAAATGCGGCTCACTCTCGCGAGGGAACCCCTAACTACTAA
- a CDS encoding mitochondrial inner membrane protease ATP23, with the protein MSDKPTSSPTEPPEQSAAFEKWRSGLAQFTGLGLSESEKAERERLKAQGKLEKDWDKCEGWKRELMNYSPMITFLLNHLKLAGCPFPSSALQCHPCPENRAGGFSPDHGILLCQDRFFNKKHMEDTLAHELLHAFDHCRFKVDWGNLRHHACSEIRAANLSGDCRFTREVKRGFYAFNKQHQACVKRRAILSVLANPACTSPEMAEKAVNEVWESCFTDTRPFDEIY; encoded by the exons ATGTCTGACAAACCAACGTCTTCCCCGACAGAACCCCCCGAGCAATCTGCCGCTTTTGAAAAATGGCGTTCCGGTCTTGCCCAATTCACCGGTCTTGGTCTTTCTGAATCCGAAAAGgcagagagggagagattaAAAGCGCAAGGGAAATTAGAAAAGGATTGGGATAAGTGTGAAGGGTGGAAACGAGAACTTATGAACTATA GCCCGATGATCACTTTTTTACTAAACCACCTCAAACTCGCCGGGTgccccttcccttcctcggCCCTGCAATGCCACCCATGTCCCGAAAACCGTGCGGGCGGGTTCTCACCCGACCACGGCATCTTACTATGCCAAGATCGATTTTTTAATAAAAAGCATATGGAGGATACGTTGGCGCACGAGTTGCTTCATGCGTTTGACCATTGTCGGTTTAAAGTGGATTGGGGGAACTTGAGGCATCATGCGTGTAGTGAG ATTAGAGCGGCCAATTTATCTGGAGATTGTAGGTTTACAAGGGAAGTGAAACGAGGATTTTACGCGTTCAACAAACAGCATCAG GCGTGTGTGAAGCGCCGCGCGATATTATCAGTATTGGCCAACCCGGCTTGCACATCTCCCGAAATGGCAGAAAAGGCGGTTAACGAGGTTTGGGAGAGCTGCTTTACAGATACAAGACCGTTTGATGAAATATATTAG